GTTCAGCGTGTAGGGCCGCGTCGGGTTGGTCGAGGACGGGATGACATGCGGCAGGCCGCAGACGGTAAGGATGTCCGGCGCATGGCCGCCGCCCGCCCCCTCAGTATGGAAGGCGTGGATGGTGCGGCCCTTGAAGGCGGCGACGGTATCCTCGACGAAGCCGGATTCATTCAGCGTGTCGGTATGGATCATCACCTGCACATCGAGATCGTCCGCAACACCGAGGCAGCAATCGATCGCCGCCGGGGTGGTGCCCCAGTCCTCGTGCAGTTTCAGCGCCATCGCGCCGGCCTTCACCTGCTCCACCAGCGCCGCGGGCAGGGCGGCATTGCCCTTGCCGGCGAAGGCCAGGTTCATCGGGAAGGCCTCGGCGGCCTGCAGCATGCGCGCCATATGCCAGGCGCCCGGCGTGCAGGTCGTCGCGTTGGTGCCGGTCGAAGGGCCGGTGCCGCCGCCGATCATGGTGGTGACGCCGCTCATCAGCGCCTCCTCGATCTGCTGCGGGCAGATGAAATGGATATGGCTATCGATGAAACCGGCGGTCAGGATCTTGCCCTCACCGGCGATCACGTCGGTCGTCGGGCCGACGATGATGGTCACGCCGGGCTGGATATCCGGGTTGCCGGCCTTGCCGATTCCCGCGATGCGCCCGTCGCGGATGCCCACATCGGCCTTCACGATGCCCCAGTGGTCGATGATCAGGGCGTTGGTGATGACGGTATCGACGGCGCCGCCCGCCCGCGTGACCTGCGACTGGCCCATGCCGTCGCGGATCACCTTGCCGCCGCCGAACTTCACCTCTTCGCCATAGATCGTGTGGTCCTTCTCCACCTCGACGATCAGGTCGGTATCGGCCAGCCGCACCTTGTCGCCCACGGTGGGTCCGAACATGTCGGCATAGGCGCCGCGCGAAATCCTAGCCGGCATTGTCGCCTCCCTTAAGGGTGCCCATGACCTTCTGGTTGAAGCCGTAGATTTTGCGTGCGCCATCCACCGGCACCAGCGCTACCTCCCGACTCTGCCCCGGCTCGAAGCGCACCGCCGTGCCTGCCGCGATATCCAGCCGCTTGCCATAGGCCGCCTGCCGGTCGAAGGACAGCGCCGCATTGGTCTCGTAGAAATGATAATGGCTGCCGACCTGCACCGGGCGGTCGCCGGTATTGGCAACGGTCAGCAGGGTGACGGGTCGGCCTTTATTCAGCTCGATCTCGCCATCGGCGGGGAAGATTTCACCGGGGATCATGTGCGCCTCCCTCAGCGGATCGGTTCATGGACGGTCACCAGCTTGGTACCGTCGGGGAATGTGGCTTCCACCTGCACGTCATGGATCATCTCGGCGACGCCTTCCATGACCTGCGCGCGGGTGATGACATGGGCGCCGGCCTCCATCAGTTCGGCGACGGAGCGCCCGTCGCGGGCCCCCTCCACCACGAAATCGGTAATGAGGGCGATGGCTTCGGGATGGTTCAGCTTCACCCCGCGTTCCAGCCGCCGCCTGGCCACCACCGCCGCCATGGCGATCAGCAGCTTGTCCTTTTCCCGTGGCGTCAGATTCATCGCTCCCCCCTCAGCACATCCAGGCGCGCGGCATGGGCTGCCCGCGCAAAATTTGCAGCAGATCGATCAGCGCGGCGCGCAGCACGATGCCGGTGCGCGCCACCAGGCGCGCATGCAAAAGCCCGTTCCAGGCGCTGGCCCCGCCCTCGACCGCCGGATGATGCTCCAGCACGGCGCGGACCGCGTCGAGGCGCTCCTCGGCATCGCCAGTGACATGGAGCAGCGCGGCGACCGCCCGCCCACCGCCGGCAACCGCCGGCCGGTCGAGCAGGGTGGCGACATCGCCTTCCAGCCGTGTCGTATCCGCGAACACCAGATGCCCGGCGCGGCGCACGCGCCAGCGATCGGCGAACTGCCCGTCCGTCACCTCCTCGCCGCGCGCGGTGCGGCCGAAGATGGTGGATTCGACAATCAGCAACGCCCCGTCGGCGGCGACATCGGCCTCCAGCCGGCGGCCGAAGCGCCCGCCCTGGAACAGGATGGTTTCCTGCGGCAGCCAGTCGAGCCGCCCGCCCGCGCCGACCTCCAGCCGGGTTTCCATCAGCGCCTCGCCCTGTGGCGACCGGTAGATCTTCTCCGCCGCCTGGCTGGTGGCGACAAGATGCGCGCCCGCCCCCGCCGCGACGCCGACATGTAGCCGGTCGCCGCCGGTCATGCCGCCGCCGGTATTGATGAGGATGGCCTCCAGCGCCGTTCCGGGGGTCTTCGGCAGGCGAGCCTTGGCGGAGCCTTCCTGGTAGAGCCGGTCCAGCCTTGTGTGCCCGGCCACCAGCTTCGCCGAAATCTCCATCCGTCCACGCAGCCGCTGCAGCGGCGGCAGTCCCCCCGGATCAGACCGTGAGATAACGTCGAACATCGCTCTCCACCAGCTCGGCCTTGGTGCCCGAGAGCACGATCTCGCCCCGGTCCATGACGGCGAAATCGTCGGCCAGGTCACGGGCAAAGTCGAAATACTGCTCCACCAGCAGGATCGCCATGTCGCCGCGGTCGCGCAAGAACAGGATGGCCCGGCCGATATCCTTGATGATGGAGGGCTGGATGCCCTCGGTCGGCTCGTCCAGCACCAGCAGCGAGGGCCGCATCACCAGCGCCCGGCCGATGGCAAGCTGCTGCTGCTGGCCGCCCGACAGATCGCCGCCACGCCGGCCCAGCATGGTCTGCAGCACCGGGAACAGCTCGAAGATATAGTCAGGGATGGTGCGCTCCCCGCGCGGCAGCGGGGCAAAGCCGGTTTCCAGATTCTCCTTCACCGTCAGCAGCGGAAAGATTTCCCGGCCCTGCGGCACATAGGCGATGCCGCGCCGCGCCCGGTCGAACGGGCGCAGGCCGGTGACCGGCTTGTCGTTCCAGCCGATCTCGCCCCGGCTGACCGGGTGATGGCCGACAATGGCGCGCAGCAGGCTGGTCTTGCCAACGCCATTGCGGCCCATCAGGCAGGTGATGCGGCCAATCTCGGCCTTCAGCGAGACCTTGCGCAGCGCCTGTGCCGCCCCGTAATGCAGATCGACATCCCGGACATCCAGCATGATCAGCGCCCCAGATAGACTTCAACGACACGCGGATCGGCGCTGACATGGTCGAGCGTTCCCTCGGCCAGCACCGAGCCCTCATGCAGCACCGTGACCTTCACGCCCAGATCGCGCACGAAGGTCATGTCATGTTCGACCACGACGACGGAATGGGTCTGCGCGATCTCCCGCAGCAGGTCGGCGGTTTCCGCCGTTTCCGCGTCGGTCATGCCGGCCACCGGCTCGTCCACCAGCAGCAGCTTCGGGTTCTGCGCCAGCAGCATGCCGATCTCCAGCCATTGCTTCTGGCCGTGCGACAGGGCGCCCGCCAGCTCGTGCCGCCGGTCCTTGAGGCGCACAATGCCGAGGATTTCCTCGATGCGGTCGCGCTCCTCCCCTTCCCTGTGAAACAGGGTCGCCAGCGGGTCGCGCCGCCCCTCGATGGCAAGATCCAGATTGTCCCAGACGCTGTGGCTCTCGAACACGGTCGGCTTCTGGAACTTGCGGCCGATGCCCAGCTTGGCGATGGCCGCCTCGTCCTGCCGTGTCAGGTCCACTTTGCCGTCGAACACGACATCGCCCTCGTCGGGCCGGGTCTTGCCGGTCACCACATCCATCATCGTCGTCTTACCGGCACCGTTCGGGCCGATGATCGCCCGCATCTCGCCGGGCATCACGGTGAAGGACAGGCTGTTCAGCGCGCGGAAACCGTCGAAGCTGACGGTCACCCCGTCGAGATAGAGCAGCGCGCGGGTCATCAGGTCGGAGGTCATGGCGCTACTCCGCCGGTTCCGGCGCCGGATCGCGGCGCTCTGCTTTGCCGGACTTCTTCTTCATCAGCTCGGACGCCGTGCCGACGATCCCCTTCGGCAAGAACAGGGTGACGGCGATGAACAGCCCACCCAGCGCGAACAGCCAGATTTCCGGGATGGCGGCAGTGAAGTAGGTCTTGCCGAAATTCACCAGAATCGCGCCGACCACCGGCCCGATCAGCGTGCCGCGCCCGCCGACCGCGACCCAGATCACCATCTCGATGGAGTTGGCCGGGCTGAACTCGCTGGGGTTGATGATGCCGACCTGCGGCACATAGAGCGCGCCGGCCACCCCGGCCATGCAGGCCGACAGGGTGAAGACGAACAGCTTGTAATGCTCCACCCGGTATCCCAGGAACCGGGTGCGGCTCTCGGCATCGCGGATCGCCACCAGCACCTTGCCCAGCTTGGAGCGGATGATCGCCCGGCACAGCAGGAAGCCCAGCGCCAGCGCCAGCGCGGAGGCGAAGAACAGCACCGCCCGCGTGCCCGCCGCCTGCACCGGATAGCCGAGAATATCCTTGAAGTCGGTCAAGCCATTATTGCCGCCGAAGCCCATATCGTTGCGGAAGAAGGCCAACAGCAGGGCGAAGGTCATCGCCTGGGTGATGATCGACAGATAGACGCCGGTGACGCGCGAGCGGAAGGCGAACCAGCCGAGCGCGAAGGCCAGCGCGCCGGGAACCAGCACCACCATGATCGCAGCGAACCAGAACTGGTCGAACCCGTACCAGTACCAGGGCAGCTCCTTCCAGTTCAGGAACACCATGAAGTCCGGCAGCTCGGGATGGGCATAGACGCCACGCGTACCGATCTGGCGCATCAGATACATCCCCATCGCGTAGCCGCCGAGCGCGAAGAAGGCGCCATGCCCTAGCGAGAGGATGCCGCAATAGCCCCAGACCAGATCGATGGAGAGGGCGAGCAGCGCGAAGCACAGATACTTGCCGACCAGCGACACGACATAGTTCGGCACATGCAGCGGGTGGCCCGCCGGCAGCAGCAGATTCAGCGCCGGCACCAGGATGCCGACCCCCAGGACGATGGCCAGGAAGATCAGCCCGCCACGGTCCAGCCCGCGCACGAGGAAACCGCCCTTCATTGTTCCCCGGGTCATTGCTCAACCGCCCGGCCCTTGAGGGCGAACAGCCCGCGCGGACGCACCTGGATGAACAGGATGATGAAGACCAACACCAGGATCTTGCCCAGCACCGCGCCCGCATAGGGCTCCAGGAACTTGTTCACCACGCCCAGCGTGAAGGCGCCAACCAGCGTGCCCCACAGATTGCCGACACCGCCGAAGATGACGATCATGAAGCTGTCAATGATGTAGCCCTGCCCCAGATTGGGGCTGACATTGTCGATCTGCGACAGTGCCACCCCGGCCAGCCCGGCCACGCCGGACCCGAGGCCGAAGGTCATCGCATCGACCCAGGGTGTGCGGATGCCCATGGAGGCCGCCATGCGGCGGTTCTGCGTCACCGCGCGCATCTGCAGGCCCAGCGGCGTCTTGCGCAGCATCAGCATCAGCGCGACGAAGACGATCAGCGCGAAGATGACGATCCACAGCCTTCCATAGGTCAGCGAGATCTGGCCGAGATCGAAGGCGCCGGACATCCAGGACGGGTTGCCGACCTCGCGGTTGGTCGGGCCGAAGATGCTGCGCACCGCCTGCTGCAGCACCAGCGACAGCCCCCAGGTCGCCAGTAGAGTCTCCAGCGGCCGGCCATAGAGGAAGCGGATGATGCCGCGCTCGATAGCGATGCCGATGGCACCGGCCACCAGGAAGGCCAGCGGCAGCGCAATCAGCACCGAGACGTCGAACAGGTAGGGAAAGGAGGTGCGGATCACCTCCTGCACCACATAGGTCGTGTAGGCGCCGATCATCACCATCTCGCCATGCGCCATGTTGATGACGCCCATGACGCCGAAGGTGATGGCAAGGCCGATGGCTGCCAGCAGCAGCACGGAGCCGAGCGAGATGCCGTAGATCGCGTTCTGCAGCACGCCCCACCAGCGCAGGTTCGCCTGGATTTTCTGCGCGACCGCCTGGGCGGCCTCGGCCACCGCCGGGCTGGCATTCGCCGAGACCTGGCCCAGCAGCGCCAGCGATTCGCGGCCGCCGCGCCGTTCGATCACCTGCAACGCCGCCAGCTTGATCTCGTCGCTGGCGGTACCAGCCAGCTGGATCGCGGCCCTTGCCTCCTCTAGCGCGCGGCGGACGGCGGCGTCGCTTTCGGCGGCCAGCGCCGCCTCCACCGTGTCCAGCGCGTTCTCGTCGCGGCTCTTGTACACGGCCTCGGCGGCCACCATGCGGATTTCGGGTTTCGGGCTCATCAGCGTCAGGGTGCCAATGGCGGCGCGTACGGCCCGGCGCAGCCGGTTATTCACGCGGATACGCTCATAGGCACCGGAAGCTTCTGTGCCCAGGCTCTCGCCGGTCAGCGGGTCGGTCAGGGCCAGGTTGCCGCCGCGCTCCTGCGCGATCACCACCTTGCCATCGGCCTTCGCGGTATAGAGGTTGCCATCGCCCAGCGCGGCCAGGGCCGGCACCGCCTCGCTGGCGCCACTCGCGGCCAGCGCATCGACCGCTTTTTCCAGCTCGCTGTAACCCTTGGCATCGCCCAGCGCCTGGATCAGGGCGGGAATATCGGCCTGTGCCGATGCGGGCGGAGAGGACGCGACGAGCCCGCACAGCAGCACGGCCATCGCATACACGAAGTGACGCAGCACCAGCGCCTCCCGAGGCTTGTTCTTTGATCTTTTGGCGGGAGAGACGGCCGGCGGCGCTGCCGCCGGCCTCTCCATGCTTACGTCAAGGCGTCAGCTCGCGCCGCCGCACTTGCCGGTCTTGACGTTGAAGTTGCCGCAGGACAGCGGCTTGCGCCAATCGGAGATCAAATCCTTGCTGTCCGGCAGGAAGTCGGACCATTCGTCGCCGACCACCAGGCCCGGCGTGGACCAGACAGTGTCGAACTGGCCATCGGCCTGCACCTCGCCGATCAGCACCGGCTTGGTGATGTGGTGGTTCGGCATCATCGCCGAATAGCCGCCGGTCAGGTTCGGCACGGACACGCCGATCAGCGAATCGATGACCGGGTCGACGTCCACGGTGCCGGCCTTCTCAACCGCCTTCACCCACATGTTGAAGCCGATATAGTGCGCCTCCATCGGATCGTTGGTAACGCGCTTCGGGTTCTTGATGAAGGTCTGCCACTTCTTGATGAAGTCCTTGTTCTCCGGCGTGTCGATGGACATGAAGTAGTTCCACGCCGCCAGATGGCCGACCAGCGGGCCGGTATCGATACCGGCCAGTTCTTCCTCGCCGACCGAGAAGGCGACGACCGGGATATCCTCGGCCTTGATGCCCTGGTTCGCCAGCTCCTTGTAGAACGGCACGTTGGCATCGCCATTGATGGTCGAGACCACAGCGGTCTTCTTGCCGGCCGAGCCGAACTTCTTGATCTCGGCGACGATCGACTGCCAGTCGGAATGACCGAACGGCGTGTAGTTGATCATGATGTCGGAAGCGGCCACTCCCTTGTCCTTGAGGTAGGTCTCCAGGATCTTGTTCGTGGTGCGCGGATAGACATAGTCGGTGCCGGCCAGCACCCAGCGCTGCACGCCTTCCTGCTTTGCCAGGTAATCGACCGCCGGGATCGCCTGCTGGTTCGGCGCGGCGCCGGTATAGAACACGTTGCGCGAGGATTCCTCGCCCTCATACTGCACCGGATAGAACAGGATGCCGTTCAGCTCCTCGAACACCGGCAGCACGGATTTGCGCGACACGCTGGTCCAGCAGCCGAACACGGCGGCAACCTTGTTCACGGTCAGCAACTCGCGTGCCTTCTCGGCGAACAGCGGCCAGTCGGAAGCCGGATCGACGACCACCGCCTCCAGCTTCTTGCCGAGCAGACCGCCCTTCTTGTTCTGCTCTTCGATCAGCATCAGCATGACGTCCTTCAGGGTCGTCTCGCTGATCGCCATCGTGCCCGACAGCGAATGCAGGATGCCGACCTTGATGGTGTCCTGTGCCTCGGCCTTGCCGGTCATCGCGCCGAACAGCAGCGATGCGCCGACCATAAGTCCCGTCAGGAGCTTTGCCCCTTTTTTCCCAGCCATTTCTCGTCTCCCAGTTATTCGCGGTTCCATGCCGCATTGCAGCAAGAACGCAAGGCGCGTGCCACGGAGACGCCATCTTCGTTAATGGCGGGAAGCGTTAAACATTTTTCCTGAATTGTGCCTGTTCGACCGATGGGCGAATCATCTCGCGCCGCACAATCTTTGAGCAGCGGCGAAAGAGACTGTCTAAATTTTAGACGATGCTAATTCCGCGTTCCCTCATCATCGCGCAGCGACAGGTTGGCCAGCCGCTCGCTCAGCAGGGCCAGCGCGGTATGGTCGGCCCCCTTGCCCAGCATGGTGTCGGCCGAGGCCCACAATTCCCGGCACAGCGCCGCGAAGGGTGTGGGCACGCCGCGCGCCTTGGCGACGTCGAGGGCGATGGAAAGGTCTTTCACCATCAGGTCCAGCGCGAAGCCGGAATTGAAGGCGCCGGACAGCACGAACTGCTTGAACTTCTTCTGGGTGCTGTTGTTCATGCCGGTAGAGGCATTCAGGATATCGACCATCACCTCCGGATCGAGGCCAAACTTCTTGCCGACCAGCATCGCCTCGATGCCGATCAGGAAGCCGCCGGCAGAGACCAGATTGTTCAGCGCTTTCATGGCCTGGCCGCAGCCCAGTGCTCCGGCGCGCTGCACCTTGCCCATCGCCTCCAGCACCGGCCGGGCGCGGTCGATATCCGCCTCGGCGCCGCCGGCCATGATCGCCAGCTCGCCAGTGCGCGCCCGCGCCACGCCGCCGGAGACCGGCGCGTCGATGATCGCGATGCCGCGTTCGTTCAGTGCCGGTTCCAGCGAGATCGTGACGTCCGGCACGCCCGAGGTCATATCGATGACAAGGCCGCCCTTCGCCATGCCGGCGGCGACGCCGTTCTCGCCCAGCAGCACCTCGGAGACGATCTTGCTGGTCGGCAGCATGGTGACGACGATGGCGCAGGCCCGGCCCAGCTCGGCCAGGCTGGCCGCCGTCTCGCCGCCCACTTCCTTGGCGAATTTGGCGCTCTGCTCCGGCCGGCTGTCATAGACCACGACCGTGAAGCCCGCCCTGGCGAGGCAGGCTCCCATCGGCCAGCCCATCATGCCGATGCCGACCAGACCGATTTTCGTTTCCGCGCCCATGTTTGGTTCCATCCCTTTGCTTGTCCGATTTGCGGGCAAGCCTAGGGGCGGGATTCGGCCAGCGTCAACGGCCAAGGGCGCCACGCCGCCCCGGCCCCGGCGCATGGGTCGTTAAGCGGATGCCTTAGCGTATCCCCGCGCGCAGGAAGGCCTGGATGAACTGACGCTGGAACAGCAGGAAGGCCACCATCAGCGGCGCGATGGTGAACAGGGTAGCCGCGCTGATGACGGCGATGTTCACGCCGCTCTCCGGTGCCGCGAACAGCGACAGCCCCACGGTCAGCGGCCGCGTCTCGTTGGAGTTGGTGACCACCAGCGGCCACAGGAAATTGTTCCAGTGGGTGGCGATGGAGACCAGCGCATAGGCCAGATAGACCGGCTTTGCGGCGGGGATATAGACGCGCCACAACACGCCGGTCCAGCCGCAGCCCTCGACGCGGGCCGCCTCCTCCAGCTCGCGCGGCACGCCCTTGAAGGCCTGGCGCAGCAGGAAGATGCCGAAGGCGCTGGCCATGTAGGGCGCGCCGATGCCCAGCACCGTGTCGAACAGGCCAAGGCGCGAGACCATGGCGTAATTCTCCACGATCAGCACTTCCGGCAGGATGAACAGCTGCAGCAGCACCAGCATGAACAGCGCGTCGCTGCCGGGAAAGCGGAAGCGCGCGAAGGCATAGCCCGTCAGCGTGCAGAAGAACAGCTGGCCGGCCAGGATCACCGTCACCAGCAGCGTGGTGTTCAGGAAATAGCGCGGCCAGGGCGCGCCTTCCCAGGCGGTGCGGAAATTCTCCAGCGTCACAGGGGCGGACAGGTCGAAGGACAGCGCACCCTGCGGCGTGTGGAAGGCGGCCCACACGGCGAAGACCAGCGGGGCGATCCAGATCAGCGCCAGCAGGATGGCGCCGAGCGCATCCAGCGTCAGGAGGGCCCGGCCGGCGAATGCGCCGGTGGCAGGCCGTGCCGTGACGATATCGGTCATAGGCGGCTTCCCCTTACCGGTAATGGATGCGCCGTTCCAGCACGGCGAACTGCAGCACGGCAAGCAGGCCCAGCACGATCAGCACCAGCACGGTCATCGCCGCCGCCGAGGGCCGGTCGAAATAGCTGAAGGCCATCTCCCAGATCCAGTACAGGATCAGCTTCGAGGCATTGTCCGGCCCGCCCTTGGTCAGGATGAACAGATGGTCGATCAGCTTCACTGAGTTGATCAGCGCGTTCACCATGACGAACAGGGTGGTCGGCATCAGCAGCGGCAGCAGGATGCGCCGGAAATAGGTCCAGCGCCCCGCGCCCTCGATCAGCGCCGCCTCCTTCAGGTCGGGCGGAATGGTCTGCAGGGCGGCCAGGTAGAAGATCATGAAGAAGCCGGCCTCCTTCCAGATCGTCACCATGATGATGCTGCCCAGCGCGGTTTCCGGCTGGCCCAGCCAGTTGACCCCGCTGAAGCCGAACACGCCGAACAGCCGGTCCAGCACGCCGATATCCGGGGTATAGAAGAATAGCCACAGATTGGCCGCCGCCACCATCGGCAGCATGGTCGGGGTGAAATAGGCGATGCGCACCATCGCCCGCGCCGGAATGCGGGCATTGGCCCACAGCGCCATACCCAGCGCCAGCCCGATGGACACCGGAATGGTGACGCCGGCATAGATCAGATTGTTGGTGACCACCTGCCAGAAGCTGGGGTCTGAGAACAGGTACTCGTAATTGTCGAGGGCGACGAACTGCGACGGGCGGCGCACCGTGCCCTTGGAGAACAGGCTGGCCCACAGCGTCGCCACCGTTGGCCAGAAGGCAAACAGCGACAGCATGAAGACCGACGGCAGCACCAGCAGCGAGCCATAGATCGCCAGCTTGCGGCTTTCGATGCGGTCAAGAAGCGGGGCGTCGGTCATCGTCGCGGCCTTCGGAAAGAATCACCCCCGGCACCCAGTGAAGCCGGGGCCGGGGGTGACGGTTAGCGATGCTTACCGGAACGGCTTCAGCAGCCGCTCGGCATTGGCCTGCGCGTCCTTCAGCGCCGCTTCCGGCGTCTGACGGCCGGTCAGGGCCGCCTGGATGGCGTTGTTCAGGCCCTCACGCACGCGGCCGGTCTCGTAGGTCGAGAATTCGGCAACGGCATGCTTCAGCTGATCGCGGGCAACCAGCGCCGGCGGGAACTCGGCGGCGTACTTCTTCAGCGATTCGGTCTCGTAGGAGGCCGGGCTGATGCCGACATAGCCGGTCGCCTTCGACCATTCGGCCGCGCGCTCCGGCGCCGTCATCCAGCGGATGAAGGTCAGCGCGGCCTTGCGCTCGGCATCGGTCGCCTTCTTGAACAGGTAGAAGTTACCGCCACCGGTCGGCGAGCCGGGCCGCTTCTTGGCCGGCAGCATGGCGACGCCGAAATCGAACTTGGCGCCGTTCTTCACCGCCGTCAGGTTGCCGGTGCTGTGCCACATCATCGCGGTCTGGCCCTGCAGGAAGGCCTGGCGCAGCGTGCCCCACTCGACGGTGCCTTCCGGCATCACCTTGTGCTTGGCGCCGAGGTCGCGCCAGTACTGCAGCGCCTCGATGGCGGCGGGATCGTCGAAGAAAGTCTTGGTGCCGTCCGGCGACATCAGCTCAAGGCCGTTCTGGATCGCCAACGCCTGGTACATCCAGTAGGGATAGCCGGTGGACGGGATCATCACGCCCCAGCGGCCGTCCTTGGTCAGCTTCTTGGCGGCTGCCGTCATCTCGTCCCAGGTCTTGGGCGGCTGGTTCGGGTCGAGGCCGACTTCCTTGAAGGCGTCCTTGTTATAGTACATGACGATGGTGGAGCGCTGGAACGGCACGCCCCAGACCTTGCCATCGACGGTGCCATTGGCCATCAGCCCCGGATAGAAGCTGTCGAGCCAGGCCTTCTCCTCCGGCGTCGAGACGACATCGCTGAACGGCACGATGACGTCCTGCTCCATCAGGTCATAGACGTCGATGGAGAACATCACCGAAAGCTGCGCCGGCTCGCCGCTCTTCAGCGCCGATAGGGCGCGGACGCGGGTGTCATCATAGTTGCCGGCGTAGATCGCCTTCACCTTGATGTCCGGATGGCCTTTCTGGAACTCCTCCACCATGCCATCGACAACCTGGGTCAGCGGGCCGCCGACCGCGATCGGGTAGTACATGGAAAGCTCGACATCGGCCATGGCGGGTGAGGCCATCCCGGCGAGCGCGGCGGCAAATGCCACCGCCCTTACGCGCTGCATCGTCATGTGTCACAATCCTTTCATCATCCAGCCTACGGGTGATCGGCCCCCGCAAGGGACCGATG
This is a stretch of genomic DNA from Oceanibaculum indicum P24. It encodes these proteins:
- the urtC gene encoding urea ABC transporter permease subunit UrtC → MTRGTMKGGFLVRGLDRGGLIFLAIVLGVGILVPALNLLLPAGHPLHVPNYVVSLVGKYLCFALLALSIDLVWGYCGILSLGHGAFFALGGYAMGMYLMRQIGTRGVYAHPELPDFMVFLNWKELPWYWYGFDQFWFAAIMVVLVPGALAFALGWFAFRSRVTGVYLSIITQAMTFALLLAFFRNDMGFGGNNGLTDFKDILGYPVQAAGTRAVLFFASALALALGFLLCRAIIRSKLGKVLVAIRDAESRTRFLGYRVEHYKLFVFTLSACMAGVAGALYVPQVGIINPSEFSPANSIEMVIWVAVGGRGTLIGPVVGAILVNFGKTYFTAAIPEIWLFALGGLFIAVTLFLPKGIVGTASELMKKKSGKAERRDPAPEPAE
- a CDS encoding urease subunit beta, with protein sequence MIPGEIFPADGEIELNKGRPVTLLTVANTGDRPVQVGSHYHFYETNAALSFDRQAAYGKRLDIAAGTAVRFEPGQSREVALVPVDGARKIYGFNQKVMGTLKGGDNAG
- the urtB gene encoding urea ABC transporter permease subunit UrtB, translating into MLRHFVYAMAVLLCGLVASSPPASAQADIPALIQALGDAKGYSELEKAVDALAASGASEAVPALAALGDGNLYTAKADGKVVIAQERGGNLALTDPLTGESLGTEASGAYERIRVNNRLRRAVRAAIGTLTLMSPKPEIRMVAAEAVYKSRDENALDTVEAALAAESDAAVRRALEEARAAIQLAGTASDEIKLAALQVIERRGGRESLALLGQVSANASPAVAEAAQAVAQKIQANLRWWGVLQNAIYGISLGSVLLLAAIGLAITFGVMGVINMAHGEMVMIGAYTTYVVQEVIRTSFPYLFDVSVLIALPLAFLVAGAIGIAIERGIIRFLYGRPLETLLATWGLSLVLQQAVRSIFGPTNREVGNPSWMSGAFDLGQISLTYGRLWIVIFALIVFVALMLMLRKTPLGLQMRAVTQNRRMAASMGIRTPWVDAMTFGLGSGVAGLAGVALSQIDNVSPNLGQGYIIDSFMIVIFGGVGNLWGTLVGAFTLGVVNKFLEPYAGAVLGKILVLVFIILFIQVRPRGLFALKGRAVEQ
- the urtA gene encoding urea ABC transporter substrate-binding protein: MAGKKGAKLLTGLMVGASLLFGAMTGKAEAQDTIKVGILHSLSGTMAISETTLKDVMLMLIEEQNKKGGLLGKKLEAVVVDPASDWPLFAEKARELLTVNKVAAVFGCWTSVSRKSVLPVFEELNGILFYPVQYEGEESSRNVFYTGAAPNQQAIPAVDYLAKQEGVQRWVLAGTDYVYPRTTNKILETYLKDKGVAASDIMINYTPFGHSDWQSIVAEIKKFGSAGKKTAVVSTINGDANVPFYKELANQGIKAEDIPVVAFSVGEEELAGIDTGPLVGHLAAWNYFMSIDTPENKDFIKKWQTFIKNPKRVTNDPMEAHYIGFNMWVKAVEKAGTVDVDPVIDSLIGVSVPNLTGGYSAMMPNHHITKPVLIGEVQADGQFDTVWSTPGLVVGDEWSDFLPDSKDLISDWRKPLSCGNFNVKTGKCGGAS
- a CDS encoding urease accessory protein UreD; the encoded protein is MFDVISRSDPGGLPPLQRLRGRMEISAKLVAGHTRLDRLYQEGSAKARLPKTPGTALEAILINTGGGMTGGDRLHVGVAAGAGAHLVATSQAAEKIYRSPQGEALMETRLEVGAGGRLDWLPQETILFQGGRFGRRLEADVAADGALLIVESTIFGRTARGEEVTDGQFADRWRVRRAGHLVFADTTRLEGDVATLLDRPAVAGGGRAVAALLHVTGDAEERLDAVRAVLEHHPAVEGGASAWNGLLHARLVARTGIVLRAALIDLLQILRGQPMPRAWMC
- the urtE gene encoding urea ABC transporter ATP-binding subunit UrtE, with the translated sequence MLDVRDVDLHYGAAQALRKVSLKAEIGRITCLMGRNGVGKTSLLRAIVGHHPVSRGEIGWNDKPVTGLRPFDRARRGIAYVPQGREIFPLLTVKENLETGFAPLPRGERTIPDYIFELFPVLQTMLGRRGGDLSGGQQQQLAIGRALVMRPSLLVLDEPTEGIQPSIIKDIGRAILFLRDRGDMAILLVEQYFDFARDLADDFAVMDRGEIVLSGTKAELVESDVRRYLTV
- the ureC gene encoding urease subunit alpha, with amino-acid sequence MPARISRGAYADMFGPTVGDKVRLADTDLIVEVEKDHTIYGEEVKFGGGKVIRDGMGQSQVTRAGGAVDTVITNALIIDHWGIVKADVGIRDGRIAGIGKAGNPDIQPGVTIIVGPTTDVIAGEGKILTAGFIDSHIHFICPQQIEEALMSGVTTMIGGGTGPSTGTNATTCTPGAWHMARMLQAAEAFPMNLAFAGKGNAALPAALVEQVKAGAMALKLHEDWGTTPAAIDCCLGVADDLDVQVMIHTDTLNESGFVEDTVAAFKGRTIHAFHTEGAGGGHAPDILTVCGLPHVIPSSTNPTRPYTLNTLDEHLDMLMVCHHLDSSIPEDVAFAESRIRRETIAAEDILHDMGALSIIASDSQAMGRVGEVIIRTFQTAHKMRVQRGRLPQESGENDNFRVKRYIAKITINAAIAHGMSAHIGSIETGKLADLALWSPAFFGVKPDLVLKMGSIAAAPMGDPNASIPTPQPVHYRPMFASYGRSLTESAVTFVSKASLEEGIAEKYGLAKTLLPVENTRGGISKASMVHNDYLPEISVDPETYEVRVDGEIVTCEPATVLPMAQRYFLF
- the urtD gene encoding urea ABC transporter ATP-binding protein UrtD, which encodes MTSDLMTRALLYLDGVTVSFDGFRALNSLSFTVMPGEMRAIIGPNGAGKTTMMDVVTGKTRPDEGDVVFDGKVDLTRQDEAAIAKLGIGRKFQKPTVFESHSVWDNLDLAIEGRRDPLATLFHREGEERDRIEEILGIVRLKDRRHELAGALSHGQKQWLEIGMLLAQNPKLLLVDEPVAGMTDAETAETADLLREIAQTHSVVVVEHDMTFVRDLGVKVTVLHEGSVLAEGTLDHVSADPRVVEVYLGR
- a CDS encoding urease subunit gamma translates to MNLTPREKDKLLIAMAAVVARRRLERGVKLNHPEAIALITDFVVEGARDGRSVAELMEAGAHVITRAQVMEGVAEMIHDVQVEATFPDGTKLVTVHEPIR